Proteins from a genomic interval of Treponema brennaborense DSM 12168:
- the dinB gene encoding DNA polymerase IV produces MNMFLHVDLDAFFASVEQLDNPELKGKPVIVGGLPGSKRGVVSTCSYEARSYGVHSAMPVEQAYRLCPQGIYLRPRMKRYHEKSAEVMAVFTEFSPDVQQMSVDEAFVDLSGTERLFGPPERTALTLKRTVFERTGLTVSIGLAANKYVAKIASGLSKPDGFFYVKPGTEAGFMQSLPLKKVWGIGSKTLARLNAAGFFTVYDVCSASLPLLTGIFGQAGGQFLQKAVRGEAAETFGEETKSRSISAENTYPFDLTDRYVIGTALMDLAQTVMFRLLKEGWVSRTVCVKIRYDDFTTRTVQETSERFISSADDLYERASQLFARKYQTNSGVRLLGIGAMNLEPATLPQQQELFDFGEGKKRTVEKAILSIQEKNPDIPIKKARLFKKTLILLLGTLLTAAGIGTPVQAGAQETAVQAAGAAGITLVPVPPLPAEAPVSLFNYTVADSADDFFAEGYWESTVSGSASATFGFGNPLKVTFGTPVFSQKVDLSLWFMLNETWYFEAVFADGFEKNTVAAGYTGSGLLKEVRLANRNVVFPQTYPADDVQRGIGGGENQAPGVSFSFQGNKWQADAVIRYDMLAAREKTYSGLNEVADSSVSLAAWKRTSQFVLPSDQTAAAVADVFLEAADGAYRAPDGRTYRKLTSSEYLLYPATAQLALLVKNGLLSADGDIPAVAVSFNSEAAKAQAEALLGNYGTPKTAVSQAVLGSGFLGNVQLFFGSAYDADAERVQPKVASYSFAGKSGTGTEGFFTDLSAGTESAVSVLLLQHPAGFSPFSAAYRYDAGKTAPETATVVSASTGAASTAYAAQISEDTSAYGGTSYTAELYRIRNASARDADALRPEIRFPAADEHPEYYLLPSESQPSPSYDDGDPVLKLRTFTQSSRYEIGTKAVPGTVRVYKNGILDGGAGYDGETGTVTLSSPAGDFDTVRIVWYEENGDDKTGTVSAAAGFSYRPTDALEAAASVTVRWPYSRDVRFADESKQLPGFAAAAGRIAYENGELSVRNTAAVSIETDNASGTYRILGMDDSVPSVTALTKKAASFPADGIIPVLTAASGAPVLTEANKTSAADQEGLRDAAITGYAAVCEYDFTAANQWIARNVDLGSAASQLASAQRFSIKLKDTGATADRYDVYLQLGVNADAASEFDGSAVPSWKISGTTMIDGGTNVITAFVPGTAAAADGWQTVTVALTDSDRARLSVHHDARIVIVARAAAAAAAAGAGTLLAGPYETVSPSFAAQAPDGMETYVSQRKETVSGTESFNSGTVNSVQSFQWKTDSAQTDTAQAAFTRYVAETDISKYRTLNLFMKYTPGSDVSAPDGTLVELVLDRPADGGGTPEEALRITLGAEALDALRGGWQPVSVDLHTGEVSVGGAILTSGTSRRGSCDVPVRFTVFITVPQASAEKWDELLIDELYLKDIPPDVAFTDTAEFSWKREGVLLQAGSVPILSDAALSASGTVSVSFPAEYPERLRSNFSGKIDGSAQFVGVNAAFDAAGNSSRQNVLTAAGHSFTGSADSPVFKYLPFSETYRFDAAAGTVKKRNSLAVTLKPLHIPAEITAQAEASASAALLTQKIGGTAAFTVPLGSSASYAVSAAASAAQNIQSAALSGGTQALVDTGSYAAGWIDSTAFAFSAGDGSASYRKITLDTAQSVPLPFASFTPTLNAAITGTYKTAAETSFTDETTVEWLFPFKPGAHTVSLSWKKTTGSTAASAYGGNYRADAVNLTRALDANKRLLVVPPFYDLYSGTLADIVRNCADAGNAESAAYATSYGVSWKRPFSGTFADFYLPSNVSASFGREIKTAENDADVYVLKAGTGFTSFNNFGAYSKLRRFDWYEQDEYLFSATAAVQIPRDAPEAFAVKLASYLQINLYFTSGATLKTGAEIQFEKDSLLTGKVTAVWQRQGKMSPLTAAIALFVPESSLPPLVLTRSDSINVSVQHTQTESDTALTCKTAAEHKIDVRVGTYFSVVATLGGSVSYGGSTKSGKLITLGVTAGLGGKVTF; encoded by the coding sequence ATGAACATGTTCCTGCACGTCGATCTCGACGCGTTCTTCGCTTCGGTTGAGCAGCTCGATAATCCGGAACTGAAAGGAAAACCGGTCATCGTCGGCGGTTTGCCCGGCAGCAAACGGGGCGTCGTTTCGACGTGTTCCTACGAAGCGCGCTCGTACGGCGTCCATTCCGCCATGCCGGTGGAACAGGCGTACCGGCTGTGCCCGCAGGGCATATACCTGCGCCCCCGGATGAAGCGGTATCACGAAAAATCGGCGGAAGTTATGGCCGTTTTTACCGAGTTTTCACCCGACGTGCAGCAGATGTCGGTAGACGAAGCGTTCGTCGATCTGAGCGGAACGGAGCGGCTGTTCGGGCCGCCGGAACGGACCGCGCTCACGCTCAAACGGACCGTCTTCGAGCGTACGGGACTGACCGTATCGATAGGGCTTGCGGCCAATAAATACGTAGCGAAGATAGCTTCGGGACTTTCAAAACCGGACGGTTTTTTTTACGTAAAACCCGGTACGGAAGCCGGATTCATGCAGTCGCTTCCGCTGAAAAAAGTGTGGGGAATCGGTTCAAAAACGCTCGCACGGCTGAACGCGGCCGGTTTTTTCACCGTGTACGACGTGTGTTCGGCTTCACTGCCTTTGCTGACCGGCATATTCGGGCAGGCCGGCGGACAGTTTCTGCAAAAAGCGGTCAGAGGAGAAGCGGCGGAAACGTTCGGTGAAGAAACGAAATCCCGTTCGATCAGCGCGGAAAACACCTATCCGTTCGATCTGACCGACAGATACGTTATCGGAACGGCGCTCATGGATTTGGCGCAGACGGTCATGTTCAGGCTGCTCAAGGAAGGCTGGGTAAGCAGAACCGTGTGCGTGAAAATCCGGTACGACGACTTTACGACGCGCACCGTCCAGGAAACGTCGGAGCGGTTCATTTCATCGGCGGACGATCTGTACGAGCGCGCGTCGCAGCTGTTTGCAAGAAAATATCAGACGAACAGCGGCGTGCGCTTGCTTGGAATAGGCGCGATGAACCTTGAGCCGGCGACGCTTCCGCAGCAGCAGGAATTATTCGATTTCGGTGAGGGCAAAAAGCGGACGGTCGAAAAAGCGATTCTGTCCATTCAGGAAAAAAATCCCGATATTCCGATAAAAAAAGCCCGGCTGTTCAAAAAGACGCTCATCCTGCTGCTGGGCACGCTGCTGACCGCCGCGGGAATCGGAACTCCCGTTCAGGCCGGCGCGCAGGAAACCGCCGTTCAGGCGGCCGGAGCCGCGGGCATTACGCTCGTTCCGGTGCCGCCGCTGCCCGCCGAAGCGCCCGTGTCGCTGTTCAATTATACGGTTGCCGATTCCGCCGACGATTTTTTTGCCGAAGGATACTGGGAATCGACCGTGAGCGGAAGCGCGTCGGCAACGTTCGGATTCGGCAATCCGCTGAAAGTAACGTTCGGCACGCCGGTGTTTTCCCAAAAGGTGGATCTGTCGCTGTGGTTCATGCTGAACGAAACCTGGTATTTTGAAGCCGTTTTTGCCGACGGATTTGAAAAAAATACGGTTGCCGCCGGGTACACCGGCAGCGGCCTGCTCAAAGAAGTCCGGCTCGCAAACCGGAACGTCGTGTTTCCGCAGACGTATCCCGCCGACGACGTGCAGCGGGGCATCGGCGGCGGTGAAAATCAGGCGCCCGGCGTTTCGTTTTCATTTCAGGGAAACAAATGGCAGGCGGACGCGGTGATTCGGTACGACATGCTGGCCGCGCGCGAAAAAACGTATTCGGGGCTGAACGAAGTTGCCGATTCGAGCGTCTCTCTCGCCGCCTGGAAGCGTACGTCGCAATTCGTTCTGCCGTCGGATCAAACGGCTGCGGCAGTCGCGGACGTGTTTTTGGAAGCTGCGGACGGAGCGTACCGGGCGCCGGACGGCAGGACGTACCGCAAACTGACTTCATCCGAATATTTATTGTATCCGGCAACCGCGCAGCTTGCGCTGCTGGTCAAAAACGGCTTGCTTTCCGCCGACGGCGATATTCCGGCCGTCGCCGTTTCGTTCAATTCCGAGGCGGCAAAGGCGCAGGCGGAAGCGCTGCTCGGAAATTACGGGACACCTAAAACTGCGGTGTCTCAGGCGGTGCTGGGAAGCGGATTTTTGGGGAACGTACAGCTGTTTTTCGGTTCGGCGTACGACGCCGATGCGGAACGGGTGCAGCCGAAGGTCGCCTCTTATTCGTTCGCGGGAAAAAGCGGCACCGGAACGGAAGGTTTTTTTACCGACCTCTCCGCCGGAACAGAAAGCGCCGTATCCGTGCTGCTGCTCCAGCATCCGGCGGGATTTTCGCCGTTTTCCGCAGCATACCGCTACGACGCCGGAAAAACGGCGCCGGAAACCGCGACCGTCGTTTCCGCTTCGACGGGAGCCGCGTCAACGGCGTACGCCGCCCAAATTTCCGAAGACACGTCCGCATACGGCGGCACCTCGTATACGGCGGAACTGTACCGGATACGCAACGCTTCCGCACGGGACGCTGACGCGCTGCGGCCGGAAATCAGATTTCCCGCCGCGGACGAACATCCCGAATATTACCTGCTTCCGTCTGAATCGCAGCCGTCGCCTTCGTACGACGACGGAGACCCGGTGCTGAAACTGCGGACGTTCACGCAGAGTTCCCGGTACGAAATCGGCACGAAAGCCGTTCCGGGAACGGTAAGAGTGTATAAAAACGGCATACTCGACGGCGGCGCCGGGTACGACGGCGAAACCGGCACCGTAACGCTTTCGTCTCCGGCGGGAGACTTCGACACCGTCCGCATCGTCTGGTACGAAGAAAACGGCGACGATAAAACCGGTACGGTGAGCGCCGCCGCGGGATTCTCCTATCGGCCGACCGACGCGCTTGAAGCCGCCGCTTCCGTTACGGTGCGCTGGCCGTACAGCCGGGACGTCCGGTTTGCCGACGAATCCAAACAGCTGCCCGGCTTCGCCGCCGCGGCGGGCCGAATCGCGTATGAAAACGGCGAACTCAGCGTACGCAATACCGCGGCGGTGTCGATCGAGACGGACAACGCTTCCGGTACGTACCGCATCTTGGGAATGGACGACTCGGTTCCGTCCGTAACGGCGCTTACGAAAAAAGCCGCGTCGTTCCCGGCGGACGGCATAATTCCCGTACTGACGGCTGCAAGCGGAGCACCGGTACTGACGGAAGCAAATAAAACGTCCGCTGCGGATCAGGAAGGCCTGCGCGACGCGGCGATCACCGGATACGCCGCCGTGTGCGAATACGATTTTACCGCGGCGAATCAGTGGATCGCGCGGAATGTCGATTTGGGCAGCGCTGCGTCCCAGCTCGCTTCGGCGCAGCGGTTCAGCATAAAACTGAAAGACACCGGCGCGACTGCCGATCGGTACGACGTATATCTGCAGCTGGGGGTAAACGCCGACGCCGCGTCCGAATTCGACGGATCCGCCGTTCCCTCCTGGAAAATATCGGGAACAACGATGATAGACGGCGGAACGAACGTTATCACCGCGTTCGTTCCGGGAACGGCTGCTGCCGCCGACGGCTGGCAAACGGTAACAGTCGCACTGACGGACAGCGATCGGGCACGCCTGAGCGTACACCACGATGCCCGCATCGTCATCGTCGCGCGAGCTGCTGCGGCGGCTGCGGCTGCCGGCGCGGGAACGCTGCTCGCAGGACCTTATGAAACCGTCAGTCCGTCGTTCGCCGCGCAGGCGCCGGACGGCATGGAAACGTACGTCAGTCAGCGAAAAGAAACGGTTTCCGGCACGGAATCGTTCAATTCCGGCACGGTAAACAGCGTGCAGTCGTTTCAATGGAAAACCGATTCGGCGCAAACCGACACCGCGCAAGCGGCTTTTACCAGATACGTCGCCGAAACGGATATTTCAAAATACCGGACGCTCAATCTGTTCATGAAATACACACCCGGAAGCGACGTGTCGGCTCCCGACGGCACGCTCGTGGAGCTCGTTCTGGACAGACCAGCGGACGGCGGCGGCACTCCCGAAGAAGCACTCCGCATTACGCTCGGCGCGGAAGCACTCGACGCGCTGAGAGGCGGCTGGCAGCCGGTGAGCGTCGACCTGCATACGGGTGAAGTCAGCGTCGGCGGCGCAATCCTGACGTCGGGTACGAGCCGGCGCGGCAGCTGCGACGTTCCGGTACGGTTTACCGTTTTTATCACGGTGCCTCAAGCGAGTGCCGAAAAATGGGACGAACTGCTTATTGATGAATTGTATCTGAAAGATATTCCGCCGGACGTGGCGTTTACGGATACCGCCGAGTTTTCATGGAAACGCGAAGGTGTCCTGCTGCAGGCCGGGAGCGTGCCGATTCTTTCCGACGCGGCGCTCTCCGCCTCGGGAACGGTTTCCGTATCGTTTCCGGCCGAATACCCCGAACGGCTGCGCTCGAATTTCAGCGGAAAAATCGACGGCAGTGCGCAGTTCGTCGGCGTGAACGCCGCCTTCGACGCGGCGGGCAATTCGTCACGGCAAAACGTGCTTACGGCTGCCGGCCACTCGTTTACCGGCAGCGCCGACAGCCCCGTGTTCAAATATCTGCCGTTCAGCGAAACGTACCGCTTCGACGCCGCCGCGGGTACCGTCAAAAAGCGGAATTCGCTCGCCGTTACGCTCAAACCGCTTCACATTCCGGCGGAAATAACGGCACAGGCGGAAGCGTCTGCGTCGGCCGCGCTGCTGACGCAGAAAATCGGCGGCACCGCCGCCTTTACCGTGCCGCTGGGGAGTTCCGCTTCTTACGCCGTATCTGCCGCCGCGTCGGCTGCCCAAAATATTCAATCGGCGGCACTCAGCGGCGGAACGCAGGCACTCGTCGACACCGGCTCCTACGCCGCAGGCTGGATCGACAGTACGGCGTTCGCGTTTTCCGCGGGAGACGGCAGCGCGTCATACCGGAAAATCACGCTCGACACGGCGCAGTCCGTTCCGCTGCCGTTCGCTTCGTTCACTCCGACGCTCAACGCCGCGATAACCGGCACGTACAAAACGGCTGCGGAAACGTCGTTCACCGACGAAACGACCGTTGAATGGCTTTTTCCGTTTAAACCGGGCGCGCACACGGTTTCTCTTTCGTGGAAAAAAACGACCGGCAGCACGGCGGCTTCGGCATACGGCGGAAATTACCGCGCCGACGCCGTAAACCTGACGCGGGCGCTCGATGCGAACAAACGGCTGTTAGTCGTTCCGCCGTTCTACGATCTGTACAGCGGCACTTTGGCCGACATCGTCCGAAACTGCGCCGACGCAGGAAACGCGGAATCGGCTGCATACGCGACCTCTTACGGCGTTTCGTGGAAGCGGCCGTTTTCCGGCACTTTTGCGGATTTTTACCTGCCGTCGAACGTATCGGCGTCGTTCGGACGCGAAATAAAAACGGCGGAAAACGACGCGGACGTATACGTGCTGAAAGCGGGGACCGGCTTCACTTCGTTTAACAATTTCGGCGCGTACAGCAAACTGCGCCGGTTCGACTGGTACGAACAGGACGAATATCTGTTTTCCGCCACCGCCGCGGTACAGATTCCGCGCGACGCGCCGGAAGCGTTCGCCGTAAAACTCGCTTCGTATTTACAGATAAATTTATATTTCACGTCCGGGGCGACGCTCAAAACGGGCGCGGAAATTCAGTTTGAAAAAGATTCGCTGCTGACGGGCAAAGTGACCGCCGTCTGGCAGCGTCAGGGCAAAATGTCCCCGCTGACGGCGGCGATAGCGCTGTTCGTTCCGGAAAGTTCGCTGCCGCCGCTCGTTCTGACGCGCAGCGATTCGATCAACGTCTCCGTACAGCACACGCAGACGGAAAGCGATACGGCGCTCACGTGCAAAACGGCGGCTGAACATAAAATAGACGTCCGCGTCGGCACGTATTTTTCCGTCGTCGCGACGCTCGGCGGCAGCGTTTCGTACGGCGGAAGCACCAAAAGCGGAAAACTGATAACGCTCGGCGTCACCGCGGGACTCGGCGGCAAAGTTACGTTCTGA
- the trmB gene encoding tRNA (guanosine(46)-N7)-methyltransferase TrmB, with protein sequence MTFDPENDTAVPPFYRTIKTFVLRAGRMTPTQQRDYEELAGSWCLPVSDKPLNYTEIFGNTNPVTVEIGFGMGKATALIAEAHPNVNYLGLEVHRPGIGKLLGEIRRRGLQNVYIIEHDALEVLTDMIPDASVNAFHIFFPDPWPKKKHHKRRLVQRPRTDLLAQKLTAGGYLYMATDWEPYAQFALEQLAQTPGLRNAYGGYAPHQPWRPETRFEEKGKVAERAIRELYFIKEAAGSGV encoded by the coding sequence ATGACTTTCGATCCGGAAAACGATACGGCGGTACCGCCGTTTTACCGTACGATAAAGACGTTCGTACTCCGCGCCGGGCGCATGACGCCGACTCAGCAGCGCGACTATGAAGAGCTTGCCGGAAGCTGGTGTCTGCCCGTTTCCGACAAACCGTTGAATTATACCGAAATTTTCGGCAATACGAACCCGGTTACCGTTGAAATCGGGTTCGGCATGGGAAAAGCCACCGCGCTCATCGCGGAGGCGCATCCGAACGTCAATTATTTGGGCCTTGAAGTGCATCGTCCCGGCATCGGAAAACTGCTCGGCGAAATCCGCCGCCGCGGCCTGCAGAATGTATACATTATCGAGCACGATGCGCTTGAAGTGCTGACGGATATGATTCCGGACGCATCGGTGAATGCGTTCCATATTTTCTTTCCCGATCCGTGGCCCAAAAAGAAGCATCATAAACGCCGTCTCGTGCAGCGTCCGCGGACGGATCTGCTCGCGCAGAAGCTTACCGCCGGCGGTTATCTGTACATGGCGACCGATTGGGAACCGTACGCGCAATTCGCATTGGAACAGCTCGCTCAGACGCCGGGACTGCGCAACGCGTACGGCGGATACGCGCCGCACCAGCCGTGGCGGCCGGAAACCCGTTTTGAAGAAAAGGGAAAAGTTGCCGAGCGCGCGATTCGTGAATTATACTTTATAAAAGAAGCGGCTGGTTCGGGTGTCTGA
- the ligA gene encoding NAD-dependent DNA ligase LigA has translation MDLFEASRVQELAALIEKYQDSYYNGEAEISDAEFDALWDELKQLDPAHPVLHRIGSDSGNFLKASHRMPMGSQEKAADPEEFLAWAEKHPYDEYLVEYKLDGASLELQYDNGVFAKAVTRGNGAVGDDITVNARKMGGVKLRLTRDSSPCPYTGSIRGEVVMDHDVHRTHFPDKANCRNAANGLMRRKDGEGCEYLHVVCYDALFSDHQFADEQDKIAWLSACGFQTVPLEICKTAQEVIDYRAKVMESRAELPYDIDGLVVKERRIDPEDAARARPDRQIAFKFSLEEAVSVVREIEWSESGATYTPIAVFDPVELAGTTVKRASLVNPNTMRALGVRLGSHIVVTKRGEIIPKIESVVPQSDSAEDSPDESATCAVPSECGTCRTALVDEGTRLYCPNKACPKRILHRLEKWITVLDIRDLGTTLIRALFDSGRVRSVSDLYTLTVQELTPYFLAEESLAKEKKSLGAEKVYKSLQSRRKISLAAFVAGFDIEGIGETLVEKLVASHPDMDTLEKLLGAAEAEIALVNGFGDITAQALVQGLAENAAEMRSLVDSGTIELEAVVSSGKLSGRSFCFTGELSVKRSEAEQAVKALGGTTKSSVVKGLSYLVTNDTESGSSKNKKAAGLGIPVIDEAAFWELVHG, from the coding sequence ATGGATTTGTTTGAAGCGTCGCGCGTGCAGGAACTTGCCGCGCTTATAGAAAAATATCAGGATTCGTATTACAACGGCGAAGCGGAAATCTCCGACGCGGAATTCGACGCGCTCTGGGATGAATTGAAGCAGCTCGATCCGGCTCATCCGGTGCTGCACCGCATCGGCTCCGATTCGGGAAATTTTCTGAAAGCCTCGCACCGTATGCCGATGGGCAGTCAGGAAAAAGCGGCTGATCCCGAAGAATTTCTTGCCTGGGCGGAAAAACATCCGTACGACGAATATCTGGTGGAATATAAACTCGACGGTGCGAGTCTCGAACTGCAATACGATAACGGCGTTTTCGCAAAAGCGGTAACGCGCGGCAACGGCGCCGTCGGCGACGATATCACGGTAAACGCGCGCAAAATGGGCGGCGTAAAACTGCGTCTCACGCGGGACTCCTCGCCGTGTCCGTATACCGGCAGTATCCGCGGTGAAGTGGTCATGGATCACGACGTACATCGCACTCATTTTCCGGACAAGGCGAACTGCCGGAACGCGGCGAACGGGCTGATGCGGCGTAAAGACGGCGAGGGCTGCGAATATCTGCACGTCGTCTGCTACGACGCGCTGTTCTCCGATCATCAGTTTGCGGACGAGCAGGATAAAATAGCGTGGCTTTCGGCGTGCGGTTTTCAAACGGTACCGCTTGAAATCTGTAAAACGGCGCAGGAAGTAATCGATTACCGCGCCAAAGTGATGGAATCGCGCGCGGAACTTCCGTACGATATAGACGGCCTGGTCGTAAAAGAGCGCCGCATCGATCCGGAAGACGCCGCAAGGGCGCGTCCCGACCGGCAGATTGCGTTTAAGTTCAGTCTGGAAGAAGCCGTTTCGGTCGTCCGGGAGATCGAATGGAGCGAATCCGGAGCGACGTACACGCCGATCGCCGTTTTTGATCCGGTGGAACTCGCCGGAACCACGGTAAAACGGGCGAGTCTGGTAAATCCGAATACGATGCGCGCGCTCGGCGTGCGGTTGGGCAGCCATATCGTCGTGACCAAGCGCGGAGAAATCATTCCCAAAATCGAATCGGTAGTACCGCAAAGCGACTCTGCGGAAGATTCGCCGGACGAATCGGCAACGTGCGCCGTGCCGTCCGAATGCGGTACGTGCCGTACGGCGCTGGTCGACGAAGGTACGCGGCTGTATTGCCCGAACAAAGCCTGTCCGAAGCGCATTCTGCATCGGCTTGAAAAATGGATAACCGTGCTCGATATCCGCGACTTGGGCACGACGCTCATCCGCGCGCTGTTCGATTCGGGGCGCGTCCGCTCCGTTTCCGATTTGTATACGCTTACGGTTCAGGAACTGACGCCGTATTTTCTGGCGGAAGAAAGTCTTGCCAAAGAGAAAAAATCGCTCGGTGCGGAAAAAGTGTACAAGTCGCTGCAGTCGCGCAGAAAGATTTCACTCGCCGCTTTTGTCGCGGGATTCGACATAGAAGGAATCGGCGAAACGCTCGTTGAAAAACTCGTCGCCTCGCATCCCGATATGGATACGCTCGAAAAGCTGCTCGGCGCGGCGGAAGCCGAAATCGCGCTCGTAAACGGATTCGGCGATATTACCGCGCAGGCGCTGGTGCAGGGGCTCGCCGAAAACGCTGCGGAGATGCGCTCTTTAGTCGATTCCGGAACGATTGAACTTGAAGCGGTCGTTTCGTCGGGAAAACTTTCGGGCCGGTCGTTCTGCTTTACCGGAGAGCTGTCCGTTAAACGCTCGGAAGCCGAACAGGCCGTCAAAGCACTCGGCGGTACGACGAAATCGTCGGTGGTAAAAGGACTTTCGTATCTGGTAACGAACGACACGGAGTCCGGTTCGTCCAAAAATAAAAAAGCTGCTGGCCTTGGAATTCCGGTCATCGACGAAGCCGCTTTTTGGGAATTGGTGCACGGCTGA
- a CDS encoding M23 family metallopeptidase: MLKMRKILLCLIMGTVLPSVHAGVAVNNAVYTGEDYSIYVSYTDAVYPGDAICATMQFVPSRKTAREPAAETSAVLAFGESRKTDFFRVAPAKQPRQNAPVELCALLPVSTWQKPGTYTIDIMYRVYADDFMKFSLPVTVKEKEFISETLELNESNTAIKTDASPRRMQQIERLNDILFTVDPDALYQQGAFTPPTAANRRTAFFGDRRVYAYVNGKSSTSLHYGIDYGVPTGTPVYACGTGKVVLAENRVSTGWSVVIEHMPGLYSLYYHLDSFSVAENQLVKQGEQIGVSGATGLATGPHLHWEIRLNGEAVNPDFFTGDFSFFHKPD; encoded by the coding sequence ATGTTGAAGATGCGTAAGATTTTACTTTGTTTAATCATGGGAACGGTTCTGCCCTCCGTGCATGCGGGCGTGGCAGTGAACAACGCCGTGTATACCGGTGAAGATTATTCCATATATGTGTCCTATACGGATGCGGTATATCCGGGAGACGCAATTTGCGCCACCATGCAGTTCGTTCCGTCCCGAAAAACCGCGCGGGAACCGGCGGCGGAGACGAGCGCCGTCCTTGCGTTCGGTGAATCCCGAAAAACGGATTTTTTCAGGGTGGCGCCTGCAAAACAGCCCCGGCAGAACGCACCGGTCGAATTGTGCGCTTTGCTGCCCGTTTCAACGTGGCAAAAACCGGGTACGTATACGATAGATATCATGTACCGCGTGTACGCCGACGATTTCATGAAATTTTCCTTGCCGGTCACCGTAAAGGAAAAAGAATTCATCAGCGAAACGCTTGAACTGAACGAATCGAATACGGCGATCAAAACCGACGCAAGTCCCCGGCGTATGCAGCAGATCGAGCGGCTGAACGACATTCTGTTTACGGTGGATCCGGACGCGCTGTATCAGCAAGGAGCCTTTACGCCGCCGACCGCCGCGAATCGGCGCACGGCGTTTTTCGGAGATCGGCGCGTATACGCATACGTAAACGGAAAATCTTCCACCAGCCTGCACTACGGAATCGACTACGGCGTTCCGACCGGAACGCCGGTGTACGCGTGCGGAACGGGAAAAGTCGTTCTTGCCGAAAACCGGGTCTCGACCGGCTGGAGCGTCGTCATCGAACATATGCCGGGTCTGTACAGTCTGTATTATCACCTCGATTCGTTTTCCGTCGCTGAAAATCAGCTGGTCAAGCAAGGGGAGCAAATCGGCGTGTCGGGGGCAACCGGGCTCGCTACGGGGCCTCACCTGCACTGGGAAATACGGCTGAACGGAGAAGCGGTAAACCCCGATTTCTTTACCGGAGATTTTTCATTCTTTCATAAGCCGGATTGA
- a CDS encoding DUF2721 domain-containing protein — MEFTISTPALLFSAISLLMLAYTNRFLALASLIRQHIQLYESGKDENILKQIQNFKKRLNIIKYTQIFGVLSFLLCVISMFLIFLNMPTAAEIVFGASLIALFISLAVSLQEIFLSIGALNIEMNRLKK; from the coding sequence ATGGAATTTACGATAAGTACGCCGGCGTTGCTTTTTTCCGCAATTTCTCTGCTGATGCTCGCGTATACGAACCGGTTTTTGGCTTTGGCGAGTTTGATCCGGCAGCACATCCAGCTGTACGAAAGCGGAAAAGATGAAAACATATTGAAACAAATCCAAAACTTCAAAAAACGGCTTAATATCATCAAATACACGCAGATATTCGGTGTATTAAGCTTTCTGCTGTGCGTTATAAGCATGTTTCTGATATTTTTGAATATGCCGACCGCTGCCGAAATCGTTTTCGGTGCGAGTCTCATCGCGCTTTTCATTTCATTGGCGGTGTCTCTGCAGGAGATTTTCCTTTCGATCGGCGCGCTCAATATCGAAATGAATCGTTTGAAAAAATAA
- a CDS encoding FeoA family protein, with translation MPLIMAKTGEEKLIKKIGGKSETKAFLEKLGFVTGASVSVVTEMAGNLIVQIKDSRIAISREMASKILV, from the coding sequence ATGCCGCTTATTATGGCGAAAACCGGTGAAGAAAAACTGATAAAGAAAATCGGCGGAAAAAGCGAAACGAAAGCGTTTCTCGAAAAACTCGGATTCGTTACCGGAGCTTCCGTCTCCGTCGTGACGGAAATGGCGGGCAATCTTATCGTGCAGATAAAGGATTCCCGTATCGCGATAAGTCGTGAAATGGCTTCAAAAATACTGGTGTGA
- a CDS encoding FeoA family protein, whose translation MTLREVKPGATVSVVKLSGGGAVKRRIMDMGITKGVEVFVRKVAPLGDPVEVTVRGYELSIRKADAETIEVQ comes from the coding sequence ATGACGTTACGTGAAGTAAAGCCGGGTGCTACCGTGTCGGTAGTAAAACTCAGCGGCGGCGGGGCGGTAAAACGCAGGATAATGGATATGGGTATTACCAAAGGCGTCGAAGTGTTCGTGCGCAAAGTTGCACCGCTCGGCGATCCCGTCGAAGTTACGGTTCGCGGATACGAACTTTCCATCAGAAAGGCAGATGCGGAAACTATTGAAGTTCAATAA